The DNA sequence TGAGCACTGTATTACAGATCTGCCCAGGCCTGGTAAGTCACCAATCGGATAAGGAGGCCTGAAACTGCAGTACCAAATGGCTTCTCTACTCCTGTTGCCAGATGTGATATATTACCTCAATCCCACCCTCCCACAAGTTTGGAATTAGCATGTACAGATGAGGGAGTCTACCTATGTGGTCCCAGTTTGAATACCTACAAAGAAGCCAATGGAACGTTAAGAACATAGCCCTGTGTACAGTTTAAATGTATCTGGTAGTCTTCAAATGTCCAAAATTTTCATAAAACTGGCATTTCAAAACAAGACACAACCCCCACACTCACACAACTGTTCTTTGCTCATTCAGATGACAGCACAACCCAAAAGACTGGAATAAAAGATGTAAGTCAATCTCCCCACAGCCTTTTCTTTTACAACCATCCCATCAGTTCTTCTTTTCTTGAACCATAAAGTTCTTTTGAAAATGGAACAGAGAGAATTGTGCTGAGATCAGTCAGACAAGCTTTCGGAGAAGGCTGGTCTGGACTTCTGTGTCTGCTCCAGTCGGTTCAGGATGAACTGGCTTGTGTCAATGAATCGCTCCACGCAGTTCACAAAACAGGATTCTGCTCGACTGTCCAATTTGGGTCCAGGCTTGTCCATGCACTTTTCCTGCACAAGAAAACATCTGCTTTTACAGATATCAAATTCCTGGGAAAAAAAGCATCATATGAAAAGTATACATGACAGTAAACAAGGAACCCAATTCTGAATACGCAAGAATACAACTATGAAAAGAGCAAAATTGGCCCAGTTTGGCCTTTTTGCTGCTGAACTAAGTTCCATCCCAACAATGTTCACAGTGCCACACTGCTTCTGAATGAACTGAACTTTGGAAACGGTAAAGGTGGATAAGGCAAGGTTTCCCAAACTTGCAAATTCTCTTTGTTCTGAATTTAATCAGATCGAAGATCTCAAGAGGCATTTTCTCTTGGCTACAGCCTGATAATCTGGAGTTTAGAGTAGAGCCTGGAAGTGCTTTGGAAAGAATTTACTACCTGTAGTTCAATGTCTGGGGCTCTACTTGATAAAAACTCTGCACTTTCGGTTTCACAGACCTACATACATACAGTTGCCTTCCAGCTATTATCCCAATCCTATTCCATCACCACGTGTAGGTTCCATGGAATTTTTTGCAAAGGGAAACTGCATGGCTGCCAAAGGTGGTGATAGAAGCTGGCTCAGTTTCACCTAACCTTTGTTCCCCAAACGACTCATCAGGATCGCAGTGATCCAACAAGGAAGGCAGAACAGTGTGTAATGTGGAATGGAAGACTACTTCCTCAGTTGGTGGATTACCTGCGCTCCTTTTCCAGGGAAACAAAGTTGCGCATGATCAGGAGACCCCCTGAAGTGGAGGTTCAGAAGTGGAAAAGTTCTCCACCTCTATGGGATTTGGGCTTCCAAAAAAGAAGATCCCAGTGCAGAGGTGGGCTCCGATCACTCGTTACCCAGCTGAGCACTAACCACTAAGGCAGGGGGGCGGAAAGGCTTAGGAAGGGTGGGAGCGAAACATCTAGGGGAGATCGGTTTTCCATTTGATGCTCCAATCCAGATCCCTTGAAGCAGAGTGAGGATCCCCGTTTCCCAGAGAAAGGAGGAGCCACTCCCGGGTTCGAGGTGAAGGcccgccctccctccctcccttccctcctcccttcccgaCTGGGCAGACGCTGAAGGAGTGGCGGGTACCAGGTCCCCAGCTTCTCACCCAGCACAGTTCAGTCATTTGGTGCACCAACTGCTGAAATCGCTGCTTCTGGGTTTCCACCTCGATGAAATGCTGCAGTTGCGGGTccacggagcccagccctgcaatGGACGAAGAGGAATCCATGCCTCCCTGGCCCCACTCACAACCGCGAGCCCGCCAGCCACAAGTACCCACCGACCTTCACGTGTCTTCAGGGCGGAAACGGAAGCAGAACCCACCGGCTCCAGGACCGCCCCGCCTCCTTCGATTCTTCTCAGcaactcttccctttcccctcccctccccttgcaCCTGCCTCGTGCGTGTCGCGCCTGCGCCTTGTCTGGGCCAATGGCTGGACAGTAAACTGCGGTGAGCCCACGAGCGCACCGCTCCTGCGTGTGTCCCGGACCAATGGCTGGGAGGTAAAGTGTAGCGCGTGCACGAGCACGCTGCGCCTGCGCGTAGTCTGGACCAATGGCTAGGCGGTAAAGTGTAGCGCGTGCACGAGCGCGCCGCGCCTGCGCGTGTTCCGGGCCAATGCTGGCCGGTAAAGTGTAGCGAGCTTGGCCA is a window from the Notamacropus eugenii isolate mMacEug1 chromosome X, mMacEug1.pri_v2, whole genome shotgun sequence genome containing:
- the TIMM8A gene encoding mitochondrial import inner membrane translocase subunit Tim8 A, which codes for MDSSSSIAGLGSVDPQLQHFIEVETQKQRFQQLVHQMTELCWEKCMDKPGPKLDSRAESCFVNCVERFIDTSQFILNRLEQTQKSRPAFSESLSD